The following proteins are co-located in the Dermochelys coriacea isolate rDerCor1 chromosome 4, rDerCor1.pri.v4, whole genome shotgun sequence genome:
- the PAQR3 gene encoding progestin and adipoQ receptor family member 3 isoform X3, with translation MCGAGPGPGRLFILSNETVNIWSHLLGFFLFFTLGIYDMTSVLPSASASREDFVICSICLFCFQVCMLCSVGYHLFCCHRSEKTSRRWMALDYAGISIGILGCYVSGVFYAFYCNNYWRQVYLITVLAMILAVFFAQIHPSYLTQQWHRLRSVIFCSVSGYGVIPTIHWVWLNGGVGASIVQEFAPRVIVMYLIAAVAFLFYISKVPERYFPEFSYCNRSSDYECLVLSCMLISKTMPWGSCSLLPAELCFYLLGWHTNRGFFETMTT, from the exons ATGTGCGGGGCGGGGCCCGGCCCCGGCCG tctgtTCATTTTATCCAATGAGACAGTAAACATCTGGAGTCACTTATtgggctttttccttttcttcacttTGGGCATATATGACATGACTTCTGTATTACCTTCAGCGAGTGCCTCTAGAGAAGACTTTGTTATCTGTTCTATTTGCCTCTTCTGCTTTCAA GTCTGTATGCTTTGCTCGGTAGGATATCATCTTTTCTGCTGCCATCGCTCAGAGAAGACTAGCCGGCGATGGATGGCATTAGATTATGCAGGAATTTCCATTGGGATCCTGGGCTGCTACGTATCAGGAGTGTTTTATGCATTTTACTGTAATAAT tactggcGTCAGGTATACTTGATCACTGTGCTTGCTATGATCCTTGCAGTGTTCTTTGCTCAGATTCATCCCAGCTACCTCACTCAACAGTGGCACAGACTGCGTTCTGTCATCTTTTGCTCTGTCTCTGGATATGGAGTCATTCCTACTATCCACTGGGTTTGGCTCAATGGAGGAGTTGGTGCATCTATTGTGCAG GAGTTTGCTCCTCGAGTAATTGTGATGTACTTGATTGCTGCTGTAGCTTTTCTCTTTTACATTTCCAAAGTTCCAGAAAGATACTTCCCAG AATTCTCTTACTGCAACAGAAGTTCTGACTATGAATGTCTAGTCCTTAGTTGCATGCTGATTTCCAAAACcatgccctggggcagctgctctcTATTACCTGCTGAACTGTGTTTCTACTTGCTGGGATGGCATACCAACAGAGGTTTTTTTGAGACAATGACTACTTAG
- the PAQR3 gene encoding progestin and adipoQ receptor family member 3 isoform X4, translating to MHQKLLKSAHYIELGSYQYWPVLVPRGIRLYTYEQIPLFLKDNPYITDGYRAYLPSRLCLKSLFILSNETVNIWSHLLGFFLFFTLGIYDMTSVLPSASASREDFVICSICLFCFQYWRQVYLITVLAMILAVFFAQIHPSYLTQQWHRLRSVIFCSVSGYGVIPTIHWVWLNGGVGASIVQEFAPRVIVMYLIAAVAFLFYISKVPERYFPEFSYCNRSSDYECLVLSCMLISKTMPWGSCSLLPAELCFYLLGWHTNRGFFETMTT from the exons ATGCATCAGAAGCTTTTGAAGAGTGCCCATTACATCGAGCTGGGAAGCTACCAATACTGGCCTGTTCTGGTACCTCGGGGAATCCGCTTGTATACCTATGAGCAGATTCCTTTGTTCCTTAAGGACAATCCTTATATTACAGATGGCTACAGGGCTTATCTCCCTTCTAGGCTGTGTTTAAAAAG tctgtTCATTTTATCCAATGAGACAGTAAACATCTGGAGTCACTTATtgggctttttccttttcttcacttTGGGCATATATGACATGACTTCTGTATTACCTTCAGCGAGTGCCTCTAGAGAAGACTTTGTTATCTGTTCTATTTGCCTCTTCTGCTTTCAA tactggcGTCAGGTATACTTGATCACTGTGCTTGCTATGATCCTTGCAGTGTTCTTTGCTCAGATTCATCCCAGCTACCTCACTCAACAGTGGCACAGACTGCGTTCTGTCATCTTTTGCTCTGTCTCTGGATATGGAGTCATTCCTACTATCCACTGGGTTTGGCTCAATGGAGGAGTTGGTGCATCTATTGTGCAG GAGTTTGCTCCTCGAGTAATTGTGATGTACTTGATTGCTGCTGTAGCTTTTCTCTTTTACATTTCCAAAGTTCCAGAAAGATACTTCCCAG AATTCTCTTACTGCAACAGAAGTTCTGACTATGAATGTCTAGTCCTTAGTTGCATGCTGATTTCCAAAACcatgccctggggcagctgctctcTATTACCTGCTGAACTGTGTTTCTACTTGCTGGGATGGCATACCAACAGAGGTTTTTTTGAGACAATGACTACTTAG
- the PAQR3 gene encoding progestin and adipoQ receptor family member 3 isoform X2, with amino-acid sequence MHQKLLKSAHYIELGSYQYWPVLVPRGIRLYTYEQIPLFLKDNPYITDGYRAYLPSRLCLKSLFILSNETVNIWSHLLGFFLFFTLGIYDMTSVLPSASASREDFVICSICLFCFQVCMLCSVGYHLFCCHRSEKTSRRWMALDYAGISIGILGCYVSGVFYAFYCNNYWRQVYLITVLAMILAVFFAQIHPSYLTQQWHRLRSVIFCSVSGYGVIPTIHWVWLNGGVGASIVQEFAPRVIVMYLIAAVAFLFYISKVPERYFPGQLNYLGSSHQVWHILAVVMLYWWHQSTVYIMQYRHSKPCPDYSTHL; translated from the exons ATGCATCAGAAGCTTTTGAAGAGTGCCCATTACATCGAGCTGGGAAGCTACCAATACTGGCCTGTTCTGGTACCTCGGGGAATCCGCTTGTATACCTATGAGCAGATTCCTTTGTTCCTTAAGGACAATCCTTATATTACAGATGGCTACAGGGCTTATCTCCCTTCTAGGCTGTGTTTAAAAAG tctgtTCATTTTATCCAATGAGACAGTAAACATCTGGAGTCACTTATtgggctttttccttttcttcacttTGGGCATATATGACATGACTTCTGTATTACCTTCAGCGAGTGCCTCTAGAGAAGACTTTGTTATCTGTTCTATTTGCCTCTTCTGCTTTCAA GTCTGTATGCTTTGCTCGGTAGGATATCATCTTTTCTGCTGCCATCGCTCAGAGAAGACTAGCCGGCGATGGATGGCATTAGATTATGCAGGAATTTCCATTGGGATCCTGGGCTGCTACGTATCAGGAGTGTTTTATGCATTTTACTGTAATAAT tactggcGTCAGGTATACTTGATCACTGTGCTTGCTATGATCCTTGCAGTGTTCTTTGCTCAGATTCATCCCAGCTACCTCACTCAACAGTGGCACAGACTGCGTTCTGTCATCTTTTGCTCTGTCTCTGGATATGGAGTCATTCCTACTATCCACTGGGTTTGGCTCAATGGAGGAGTTGGTGCATCTATTGTGCAG GAGTTTGCTCCTCGAGTAATTGTGATGTACTTGATTGCTGCTGTAGCTTTTCTCTTTTACATTTCCAAAGTTCCAGAAAGATACTTCCCAG GACAATTAAACTACCTTGGCTCTAGTCACCAAGTATGGCATATCCTTGCAGTAGTAATGTTGTATTGGTGGCATCAATCTACAGTGTATATCATGCAATACAGACACAGCAAGCCCTGTCCTGACTACAGTACACATTTATGA
- the PAQR3 gene encoding progestin and adipoQ receptor family member 3 isoform X1, whose amino-acid sequence MHQKLLKSAHYIELGSYQYWPVLVPRGIRLYTYEQIPLFLKDNPYITDGYRAYLPSRLCLKSLFILSNETVNIWSHLLGFFLFFTLGIYDMTSVLPSASASREDFVICSICLFCFQVCMLCSVGYHLFCCHRSEKTSRRWMALDYAGISIGILGCYVSGVFYAFYCNNYWRQVYLITVLAMILAVFFAQIHPSYLTQQWHRLRSVIFCSVSGYGVIPTIHWVWLNGGVGASIVQEFAPRVIVMYLIAAVAFLFYISKVPERYFPEFSYCNRSSDYECLVLSCMLISKTMPWGSCSLLPAELCFYLLGWHTNRGFFETMTT is encoded by the exons ATGCATCAGAAGCTTTTGAAGAGTGCCCATTACATCGAGCTGGGAAGCTACCAATACTGGCCTGTTCTGGTACCTCGGGGAATCCGCTTGTATACCTATGAGCAGATTCCTTTGTTCCTTAAGGACAATCCTTATATTACAGATGGCTACAGGGCTTATCTCCCTTCTAGGCTGTGTTTAAAAAG tctgtTCATTTTATCCAATGAGACAGTAAACATCTGGAGTCACTTATtgggctttttccttttcttcacttTGGGCATATATGACATGACTTCTGTATTACCTTCAGCGAGTGCCTCTAGAGAAGACTTTGTTATCTGTTCTATTTGCCTCTTCTGCTTTCAA GTCTGTATGCTTTGCTCGGTAGGATATCATCTTTTCTGCTGCCATCGCTCAGAGAAGACTAGCCGGCGATGGATGGCATTAGATTATGCAGGAATTTCCATTGGGATCCTGGGCTGCTACGTATCAGGAGTGTTTTATGCATTTTACTGTAATAAT tactggcGTCAGGTATACTTGATCACTGTGCTTGCTATGATCCTTGCAGTGTTCTTTGCTCAGATTCATCCCAGCTACCTCACTCAACAGTGGCACAGACTGCGTTCTGTCATCTTTTGCTCTGTCTCTGGATATGGAGTCATTCCTACTATCCACTGGGTTTGGCTCAATGGAGGAGTTGGTGCATCTATTGTGCAG GAGTTTGCTCCTCGAGTAATTGTGATGTACTTGATTGCTGCTGTAGCTTTTCTCTTTTACATTTCCAAAGTTCCAGAAAGATACTTCCCAG AATTCTCTTACTGCAACAGAAGTTCTGACTATGAATGTCTAGTCCTTAGTTGCATGCTGATTTCCAAAACcatgccctggggcagctgctctcTATTACCTGCTGAACTGTGTTTCTACTTGCTGGGATGGCATACCAACAGAGGTTTTTTTGAGACAATGACTACTTAG